In a genomic window of Halostella litorea:
- a CDS encoding heavy metal translocating P-type ATPase: MSTTTEHLDITGMSCANCSATVGDALESLDGVKEANVNYATDEGSVEYDPDEVSLRAIYDAVADAGYGVVSETATIAISDMTCANCAETNEEALEAVPGVVDADVNYATDEAQVTYNPAEASMAAMYDAIEDAGYSPVREGGDADDDGDARDAAREAEIRKQRRLTLLGAALAAPLLFFIVDKLLLGGSVLPETVFGVEFGWVEFALATPVQVVLGRPFYRNSYKALVTNGRANMDVLIALGSSTAYVYSVAVLANLIAGSLYFDTAALILVFITLGNYLEARSKGQASEALRRLLEMEADTATVVDDEGNETEVPLEDVAVGDRMKVRPGEQIPTDGVVVDGQSAVDESMVTGESVPVEKTEGDEVVGSTINENGVLVVEATKVGADTALQQIVQTVKEAQSRQPDIQNLADRISAYFVPAVIANAVLWGVVWFAFPEALAAFVDWLPLWGLVAGGPGVAGGAVSVFEFAVIVFASAVLIACPCALGLATPAATMVGTTIGAQNGVLFKGGDVLERAKDVDTVVFDKTGTLTEGEMELTDVVAVGGDGEPVADGGERSDGSRPSSDRRFDGGEPATDGGALTGRDRLSEDEVLRLAATAESGSEHPLARAIVEGAEARGLDVGSPEGFENVPGHGVRATVDGEEVLVGNRKLLRDSGVDPSPAAGTMERLESEGKTAMLVAYAGELAGVVADADTVKDSAKEAVRELRERGLDVMLITGDNERTARAVAEQVGIDPGNVHAEVLPEDKSDAVEAIQEEGRKAMMVGDGVNDAPALAVAYVGTAIGSGTDVAIEAADVTLMRDDPLDVVKAIRVSDATLRKIKQNLVWALGYNTAMIPLASLGLLQPVLAAGAMAISSVSVLTNSLLFRRYTPDHDYELLGRLR, encoded by the coding sequence ATGAGCACCACAACCGAACACCTCGACATCACGGGGATGAGCTGTGCCAACTGCTCGGCGACGGTTGGCGACGCGCTCGAATCGCTCGACGGGGTGAAGGAGGCGAACGTCAACTACGCCACCGACGAGGGCTCCGTCGAGTACGACCCCGACGAGGTGTCGCTCCGGGCGATCTACGACGCCGTCGCCGACGCCGGCTACGGCGTCGTCTCCGAGACGGCGACGATAGCCATCTCCGACATGACGTGTGCGAACTGCGCGGAGACCAACGAGGAGGCCCTGGAGGCCGTCCCCGGCGTCGTCGACGCCGACGTGAACTACGCCACCGACGAGGCGCAGGTGACGTACAACCCCGCCGAGGCCTCGATGGCGGCGATGTACGACGCCATCGAGGACGCGGGGTACTCGCCGGTCCGCGAGGGCGGCGACGCGGACGACGACGGGGACGCCCGCGACGCCGCGCGGGAGGCGGAGATCCGCAAACAGCGTCGGCTGACGCTGTTGGGCGCGGCGCTTGCGGCGCCGCTGCTGTTTTTCATCGTCGACAAGCTCCTGCTCGGCGGGAGCGTCCTCCCCGAGACGGTGTTCGGGGTCGAGTTCGGCTGGGTCGAGTTCGCGCTCGCGACGCCCGTGCAGGTCGTGCTCGGCCGGCCGTTCTACAGGAACTCCTACAAGGCGCTCGTCACGAACGGCCGCGCCAACATGGACGTGCTGATCGCGCTCGGCTCCTCGACCGCGTACGTCTACTCGGTCGCCGTGCTCGCGAACCTCATCGCCGGGAGCCTCTACTTCGACACGGCGGCGCTGATCCTCGTGTTCATCACGCTCGGGAACTACCTCGAAGCCCGCTCGAAGGGGCAGGCCAGCGAGGCGCTGCGGAGGCTGCTGGAGATGGAGGCAGACACCGCGACCGTCGTCGACGACGAGGGCAACGAAACGGAGGTCCCCCTCGAGGACGTCGCGGTCGGCGACCGGATGAAGGTCCGGCCCGGCGAGCAGATCCCGACCGACGGCGTGGTCGTCGACGGGCAGTCCGCGGTCGACGAGTCGATGGTCACCGGCGAGTCCGTCCCCGTCGAGAAGACGGAGGGGGATGAGGTGGTCGGCTCCACCATAAACGAGAACGGCGTGCTCGTCGTCGAGGCGACGAAGGTCGGCGCGGATACGGCGCTCCAGCAGATCGTCCAGACGGTGAAGGAGGCCCAGTCCCGCCAGCCCGACATCCAGAACCTCGCGGACCGCATCTCTGCGTACTTCGTGCCGGCGGTCATCGCCAACGCCGTGCTGTGGGGCGTCGTCTGGTTCGCCTTCCCCGAGGCGCTGGCCGCGTTCGTCGACTGGCTCCCGCTGTGGGGGCTCGTCGCGGGCGGCCCGGGGGTCGCCGGCGGGGCGGTCTCCGTGTTCGAGTTCGCCGTCATCGTGTTCGCCTCGGCCGTCCTGATCGCCTGTCCCTGCGCACTCGGGCTCGCAACCCCGGCGGCGACGATGGTCGGGACGACCATCGGCGCGCAGAACGGCGTCCTGTTCAAGGGCGGCGACGTGCTCGAACGCGCGAAGGACGTCGACACGGTCGTGTTCGACAAGACCGGCACGCTGACCGAGGGCGAGATGGAACTCACCGACGTCGTCGCCGTCGGCGGCGACGGGGAACCGGTCGCGGACGGCGGGGAGCGATCCGACGGATCGCGACCCTCGTCGGACCGCCGGTTCGACGGCGGGGAGCCGGCGACCGACGGCGGCGCGCTGACCGGCCGGGACCGCCTCTCCGAGGACGAGGTGCTCCGGCTCGCCGCGACCGCCGAGAGCGGGAGCGAACACCCGCTCGCCCGGGCCATCGTCGAGGGGGCCGAGGCGCGGGGCCTCGACGTGGGCAGCCCGGAGGGGTTCGAGAACGTGCCCGGCCACGGCGTCCGGGCGACCGTCGACGGCGAGGAGGTGCTGGTCGGCAACCGGAAGCTGCTCCGTGACAGCGGCGTCGACCCGTCGCCGGCCGCCGGGACGATGGAGCGGCTGGAGAGCGAGGGGAAGACGGCGATGCTGGTGGCATACGCGGGCGAACTCGCGGGCGTCGTCGCCGACGCCGACACGGTCAAGGACAGCGCGAAGGAGGCCGTGCGCGAACTGCGGGAGCGCGGCCTCGACGTGATGCTGATCACGGGCGACAACGAACGCACCGCCCGCGCGGTGGCCGAGCAGGTCGGGATCGACCCGGGGAACGTCCACGCGGAGGTGCTGCCCGAGGACAAGTCCGACGCGGTCGAGGCGATCCAGGAGGAGGGCCGGAAGGCGATGATGGTCGGCGACGGCGTCAACGACGCGCCAGCGCTCGCCGTGGCCTACGTCGGCACCGCCATCGGGAGCGGCACGGACGTCGCCATCGAGGCGGCGGACGTGACGCTGATGCGCGACGACCCGCTGGACGTGGTGAAGGCGATCCGGGTCTCGGACGCGACGCTCCGGAAGATCAAGCAGAACCTCGTCTGGGCGCTGGGCTACAACACGGCGATGATCCCGCTCGCCTCGCTGGGGCTGCTCCAGCCGGTGCTGGCGGCCGGCGCGATGGCGATATCGTCGGTGTCGGTGCTGACCAACAGCCTGCTGTTCCGCCGGTACACGCCGGACCACGACTACGAACTGCTCGGCCGGCTCCGCTGA
- a CDS encoding metal-dependent transcriptional regulator, producing the protein MSRAPQYLLALYIAEHRSSPPVSPGRVAETLDRSPATVTEALQRLDADGLVAYERYEGATLTDAGRDRAAELHEAYVALSWFFRRVLDLDSHEREAMEMAGLVGPSVADRLVTTLLGEFDAPAEERPSR; encoded by the coding sequence GTGAGCCGGGCCCCGCAGTACCTCCTCGCGCTCTACATCGCGGAACACCGGTCCTCGCCGCCGGTGTCGCCCGGGCGGGTCGCCGAGACGCTGGACCGCTCGCCGGCGACGGTGACCGAGGCCCTCCAGCGGCTCGACGCCGACGGGCTGGTGGCGTACGAACGCTACGAGGGGGCCACGCTGACGGACGCCGGCCGGGACCGGGCCGCGGAGCTACACGAGGCGTACGTGGCGCTCTCGTGGTTCTTCCGGCGGGTTCTGGACCTCGACTCCCACGAGCGCGAGGCGATGGAGATGGCCGGCCTCGTCGGGCCGTCGGTCGCCGACCGACTGGTCACGACGCTGCTCGGCGAGTTCGACGCGCCCGCCGAGGAGCGCCCGTCACGATAG
- a CDS encoding NADP-dependent malic enzyme: protein MSLEDDAREYHRRSPPGKVEISTTKPTSTQRDLSLAYSPGVAAPCRDIAEEETRAFDYTAKGNLVGVVSNGSAVLGLGDIGAQASKPVMEGKGVLFKRFADIDVFDVELDLDDTDAFVQAVAGMEPTFGGVNVEDIAAPECFEIERRLRERMDIPVFHDDQHGTAIISGAALLNAADIADKDLADLQVAFAGAGAAATATARFYVSLGIPRENITMCDVDGVLSERRAEAGELSEFTEPFAHGVADGELADAMEGADVFVGLSVGGIVDGEMVRSMADDPIIFAMANPDPEIDYEEAKAARDDTVIMATGRSDYPNQVNNVLGFPFIFRGALDVRATEINEAMKRAAAEALAELARQDVPDAVVKAYGDQPLQFGPDYLIPKPLDPRVLYEVTPAVARAAMESGTARRELDLDDYREELEARLGKAREMMRVVINKAMSDPKRVALAEGEHEKIIRAASQLSEEDIAEPVLVGREARIRETVAELGLDFDPVVADPSDGRWERYADGLYRRRRRKGLTRSEAADLVRDDPDYFASMMVETGDADAMLTGLTHHYPSALRPPLQVIGTAEDADYAAGVYMLTFGNRVVFCADTTVNLDPDEAVLAEVTKHTAELARRFNVEPRAALLSYSDFGSVDTEGVRKPRNAVSRLREDPAVDFPVDGEMQADTAVVEGMLTGTYDFADLDGPANVLVFPNLEAGNVGYKLLQRLGGAEAIGPMLVGMNKPAHVLQRGDEVKDIVNLAAVAVADAQQRDRDG from the coding sequence ATGTCACTGGAAGACGACGCGCGCGAATACCACCGGCGTTCGCCGCCGGGCAAAGTAGAGATATCGACGACCAAGCCGACGAGCACCCAGCGTGACCTCTCGCTCGCGTACTCGCCCGGCGTCGCGGCACCCTGCCGGGACATTGCCGAGGAGGAGACCCGGGCGTTCGACTACACGGCGAAGGGGAACCTCGTCGGGGTCGTGTCGAACGGCTCGGCGGTGCTGGGGCTGGGCGACATCGGCGCGCAGGCATCCAAGCCCGTCATGGAGGGGAAGGGGGTGCTGTTCAAGCGCTTCGCCGACATCGACGTGTTCGACGTCGAACTGGACCTCGACGACACGGACGCGTTCGTGCAGGCGGTCGCGGGCATGGAACCGACGTTCGGCGGGGTCAACGTCGAGGACATCGCCGCGCCCGAGTGTTTCGAGATCGAGCGTCGGCTCCGCGAGCGAATGGACATCCCGGTGTTCCACGACGACCAGCACGGCACCGCGATCATCTCCGGTGCCGCCCTGCTCAACGCCGCCGACATCGCCGACAAGGACCTGGCCGACCTGCAGGTAGCCTTCGCCGGCGCGGGCGCGGCCGCGACGGCGACCGCCCGCTTCTACGTCTCGCTCGGCATCCCGCGGGAGAACATCACGATGTGCGACGTCGACGGCGTCCTCTCGGAGCGCCGCGCCGAGGCCGGCGAACTGAGCGAGTTCACCGAACCGTTCGCGCACGGGGTCGCGGACGGCGAGTTGGCCGACGCGATGGAGGGCGCGGACGTGTTCGTCGGCCTCTCTGTCGGCGGCATCGTCGACGGGGAGATGGTCCGCTCGATGGCCGACGACCCGATCATCTTCGCGATGGCCAACCCCGACCCGGAGATCGATTACGAGGAGGCGAAGGCGGCACGCGACGACACGGTCATCATGGCGACGGGGCGGTCGGACTACCCCAATCAGGTCAACAACGTCCTCGGGTTCCCGTTCATCTTCCGCGGGGCGTTGGACGTCCGCGCCACCGAGATAAACGAGGCGATGAAACGCGCGGCGGCGGAGGCGCTGGCGGAACTCGCCCGCCAGGACGTCCCCGACGCCGTCGTCAAAGCCTACGGCGACCAGCCCCTCCAGTTCGGCCCCGACTACCTCATCCCCAAACCCCTCGACCCGCGCGTCCTCTACGAAGTGACGCCCGCCGTCGCACGGGCGGCGATGGAGAGCGGCACCGCCCGGCGCGAACTGGACCTGGACGACTACCGCGAGGAACTGGAGGCCCGCCTCGGGAAGGCCAGGGAGATGATGCGCGTCGTCATCAACAAGGCCATGTCCGACCCCAAACGCGTCGCGCTCGCGGAGGGGGAACACGAGAAGATCATCCGCGCGGCGAGCCAGCTCAGCGAGGAGGACATCGCCGAGCCGGTCCTCGTCGGCCGGGAGGCGCGGATCCGCGAGACGGTCGCGGAGCTCGGCCTCGACTTCGATCCGGTCGTCGCGGACCCTAGCGACGGCAGGTGGGAGCGCTACGCTGACGGGCTGTACCGGCGTCGCCGGCGGAAGGGGCTCACCCGGAGCGAGGCGGCCGACCTCGTCCGCGACGACCCGGACTACTTCGCGAGCATGATGGTGGAGACGGGCGACGCGGACGCGATGCTCACCGGCCTCACCCACCACTACCCCTCGGCCCTGCGGCCGCCGCTGCAGGTGATCGGCACCGCGGAGGACGCCGACTACGCCGCCGGCGTCTACATGCTCACGTTCGGGAACCGCGTCGTGTTCTGTGCGGACACGACGGTGAACCTGGACCCCGACGAGGCGGTGCTCGCCGAGGTGACGAAACACACCGCGGAACTGGCCCGCCGGTTCAACGTCGAGCCCCGCGCGGCGCTGCTGTCGTACTCGGACTTCGGCAGCGTCGACACCGAGGGTGTCAGGAAACCGCGGAACGCCGTCTCGCGGCTCCGCGAGGACCCGGCCGTCGACTTCCCGGTCGACGGCGAGATGCAGGCCGACACCGCCGTCGTCGAGGGGATGCTGACCGGGACCTACGACTTCGCCGACCTCGACGGGCCGGCGAACGTGCTCGTGTTCCCGAACCTCGAAGCGGGCAACGTCGGCTACAAACTGCTCCAGCGGCTGGGCGGCGCGGAGGCCATCGGCCCGATGCTGGTCGGCATGAACAAGCCGGCCCACGTCCTCCAGCGCGGCGACGAGGTCAAGGACATCGTCAACCTCGCGGCCGTCGCCGTCGCCGACGCCCAGCAACGCGACCGGGACGGCTGA
- a CDS encoding DUF7260 family protein, whose translation MGVESGLDRARSRVREERERVAAERRAYDRFRDAVESVPAAPVDRRGSAAAGGVVPAAASGGERPGRSRCRRVREAFAETVRPHSVADVEGDESLLATLRAEFGDAVALALAPDTDNEFTPRLRETVRSKAAARRRTLATMADALDREADSVRSARRGLSSAIERLRSADARSPADLGFPALRRRHEALADHRRTCEAVAVDRQETLRSATDGGHGSELAHLALVEYLYQEFAETHPVLSAVARLDDALADRQRRLRARLVRRV comes from the coding sequence ATGGGGGTCGAATCCGGTCTCGACCGCGCGCGGTCGCGGGTACGGGAGGAACGCGAGCGGGTCGCGGCGGAGCGGCGGGCGTACGACCGCTTTCGCGACGCGGTCGAGTCGGTCCCGGCCGCGCCGGTCGACCGCCGCGGGTCGGCGGCCGCCGGCGGCGTCGTTCCGGCCGCGGCGTCCGGCGGGGAGCGCCCCGGACGGTCGCGGTGCCGCCGGGTGCGCGAGGCGTTCGCCGAGACGGTTCGCCCCCACAGCGTCGCCGACGTCGAGGGCGACGAGTCGCTGCTAGCGACCCTCCGCGCGGAGTTCGGCGACGCCGTCGCGCTCGCGCTGGCCCCGGACACGGACAACGAGTTCACGCCGCGCCTCCGGGAGACGGTCCGGTCGAAGGCGGCCGCACGCCGGCGGACGCTCGCCACGATGGCGGACGCGCTCGACCGGGAGGCCGACTCGGTCCGGTCGGCGCGACGCGGCCTGTCGTCGGCCATCGAGCGCCTCCGGTCCGCGGACGCGCGGTCGCCCGCCGACCTCGGGTTTCCGGCCCTGCGGCGGCGACACGAGGCCCTCGCGGACCACCGGCGAACGTGCGAGGCGGTCGCCGTCGACCGGCAGGAGACCCTCCGGAGCGCGACCGACGGCGGGCACGGGTCCGAACTCGCTCACCTGGCGCTGGTGGAGTACCTGTACCAGGAGTTCGCGGAGACCCACCCCGTGCTGTCGGCGGTCGCCCGCCTCGACGACGCCCTGGCCGACCGCCAGCGACGCCTGCGGGCGCGGCTCGTCCGGCGGGTGTGA
- a CDS encoding alpha/beta fold hydrolase, translating to MPTTYPPGYVPFEAAREALPPPTGVRVSEAVELETLHVPGPDPALVFVHGGLGSLWNPYPQLATFAGDRELVTYSLAGNGGSTERPDQSIDGHVADLRGLLDELGVERPILHGHSYGTAVAVEYAKRHPAAGVVLHAGGDHDLTPSWEKPLLRPFLALRLYRLAPDDALVRRLVYRVGFHGATPRAVVEDFLLSNPLPDRRSAWTTVTEAFWGYDGRADADRLTAPALVVHGPADGIVPVDVARDTAARLPSGVFCRLERTGHVAFAERPAAYNDLLRAMFDAAVGGHDLEAAVRARTRRE from the coding sequence ATGCCGACGACGTATCCGCCCGGGTACGTCCCGTTCGAGGCCGCCCGCGAGGCACTGCCGCCGCCGACCGGCGTGCGCGTCTCCGAGGCGGTCGAACTGGAGACGCTTCACGTCCCCGGGCCGGACCCGGCGCTCGTCTTCGTCCACGGCGGCCTCGGGTCGCTGTGGAACCCGTACCCCCAGCTCGCGACGTTCGCCGGCGACCGCGAACTGGTGACGTACTCGCTGGCCGGGAACGGCGGCTCGACGGAGCGCCCCGACCAGTCGATCGACGGGCACGTCGCCGACCTCCGGGGGCTGCTCGACGAACTGGGCGTCGAACGCCCGATCCTCCACGGCCACAGCTACGGCACCGCTGTCGCCGTCGAGTACGCGAAGCGCCACCCGGCGGCGGGGGTCGTCCTCCACGCCGGCGGGGACCACGACCTCACGCCGTCGTGGGAAAAGCCGCTGCTGCGGCCGTTTCTCGCCCTCCGGCTGTACCGGCTCGCGCCCGACGACGCGCTGGTTCGCCGGCTGGTGTACCGGGTGGGGTTCCACGGGGCGACGCCCCGCGCCGTCGTCGAGGACTTCCTGCTGTCGAACCCGCTGCCAGACCGGCGGTCGGCGTGGACGACCGTCACCGAGGCGTTCTGGGGGTACGACGGCCGGGCGGACGCCGACCGTCTCACCGCGCCCGCGCTGGTCGTCCACGGCCCGGCGGACGGCATCGTCCCGGTCGACGTCGCGCGCGACACCGCGGCGCGGCTTCCGTCGGGGGTGTTCTGCCGGCTCGAACGGACCGGACACGTGGCGTTCGCGGAGCGACCCGCCGCGTACAACGACCTGTTGCGGGCGATGTTCGACGCCGCCGTCGGGGGCCACGACCTCGAAGCGGCGGTCCGGGCCCGGACCCGGCGCGAGTGA
- the lwrS gene encoding LWR-salt protein, giving the protein MANSGSARYVFGVSFRIEPSTPGTTVEPATFETDLYREADAPGREGWLFFRDNLWHGELSDPAHFRDRTEDALGVRVDDVSFSELRTDGAYLDALRDEVGSSLGEFNADTVDEALSKYLGSSIRVVD; this is encoded by the coding sequence ATGGCGAACTCCGGGTCCGCCCGATACGTCTTCGGCGTCTCGTTCCGAATCGAACCGTCGACGCCCGGGACGACCGTCGAGCCAGCGACGTTCGAAACCGACCTGTACCGCGAGGCCGACGCGCCCGGCCGGGAGGGGTGGCTGTTTTTCCGGGACAACCTCTGGCACGGGGAGTTGAGCGACCCGGCGCACTTCCGCGACCGGACCGAGGACGCGCTCGGCGTGCGCGTCGACGACGTCTCGTTCAGCGAACTCCGGACCGACGGGGCGTATCTGGACGCGCTACGCGACGAGGTGGGGTCGTCCCTCGGCGAGTTCAACGCCGACACGGTCGACGAGGCGCTCTCGAAGTACCTCGGGAGTTCGATCAGGGTCGTCGACTGA
- a CDS encoding AsnC family transcriptional regulator, with amino-acid sequence MRDLDETDMEILSLLAEDARRPFSSIGEAVGLSGPAVSDRVTRLEETGVINGFTVNVDRGQLRAGVPVFVRIESGSDEVETLRSRLSGADGVEHLFVTAEGEVWFYGRAEGENVRQWIDGLLEAVPTTDYSVTLVDDLEWAPSLDGTEFAITCAECGNTVDSEGESSRIDGTVYHFCCPSCRSRFEEQYRKLEEGA; translated from the coding sequence ATGCGCGACCTGGACGAGACGGACATGGAGATCCTCTCCCTGCTGGCGGAGGATGCACGTCGGCCGTTTAGCAGCATCGGCGAGGCGGTCGGCCTCTCCGGGCCGGCCGTCTCCGACCGCGTCACGCGGCTGGAGGAAACCGGGGTGATCAACGGGTTCACCGTCAACGTCGACCGCGGGCAACTGCGGGCGGGCGTCCCCGTGTTCGTCCGGATCGAGAGCGGTTCGGACGAGGTCGAGACGCTCCGGTCGCGGCTCAGCGGGGCCGACGGCGTCGAACACCTCTTCGTCACCGCCGAGGGCGAGGTCTGGTTCTACGGGCGCGCCGAGGGGGAGAACGTCCGCCAGTGGATCGACGGCCTGCTGGAGGCGGTGCCGACGACCGACTACTCCGTAACGCTCGTCGACGACCTGGAGTGGGCCCCCTCGCTCGACGGCACCGAGTTCGCGATCACGTGCGCGGAGTGTGGGAACACGGTGGACAGCGAGGGCGAGTCGAGCCGGATCGACGGGACCGTCTACCACTTCTGCTGTCCTTCCTGCCGGAGCCGCTTCGAGGAGCAGTACCGGAAGCTCGAGGAGGGGGCGTAG
- a CDS encoding heavy-metal-associated domain-containing protein, translating into MPRTISVEGMSCEHCERTVEEALEGVDGVTDASADREAESATVEGSADPDALVDAVADAGYDASA; encoded by the coding sequence ATGCCACGCACCATCTCCGTCGAGGGAATGAGCTGTGAGCACTGCGAGCGGACGGTCGAGGAGGCCCTCGAAGGCGTCGACGGCGTCACGGACGCGAGCGCCGACCGCGAGGCGGAGTCGGCGACCGTCGAGGGGTCCGCGGACCCGGACGCGCTCGTCGACGCCGTCGCCGACGCCGGCTACGACGCCTCGGCGTAA
- the dpsA gene encoding DNA starvation/stationary phase protection protein DpsA — MNTQKTTRQTAGTVEENALRLDTEKAEQIIDALNTDLADAYVLYHQLHKHHWNVEGAEFLDIHVFLQEVYEDVEDAADELAERLQALGGVPHASMPTLAENATVEPEDEDVYDVRTSLANDLEMMGDIIESYRQHVELAEGLGDYATAEMLREQLETVEEHAHHIEHYLEDDSLVVEAATN; from the coding sequence ATGAACACGCAGAAGACGACCCGGCAGACAGCGGGCACGGTCGAGGAGAACGCGCTCAGGCTCGACACGGAGAAGGCAGAGCAGATCATCGACGCGCTGAACACCGACCTCGCGGACGCGTACGTGCTGTACCACCAGCTCCACAAGCACCACTGGAACGTCGAGGGCGCGGAGTTCCTCGATATCCACGTGTTCCTGCAGGAGGTGTACGAGGACGTCGAGGACGCGGCCGACGAACTCGCCGAGCGGCTCCAGGCGCTGGGCGGCGTTCCGCACGCGAGCATGCCGACGCTCGCCGAGAACGCGACGGTCGAGCCGGAGGACGAGGACGTGTACGACGTGCGCACGTCGCTGGCGAACGACCTCGAGATGATGGGCGACATCATCGAGAGCTACCGCCAGCACGTCGAACTGGCCGAGGGGCTCGGCGATTACGCGACGGCCGAGATGCTCCGCGAGCAACTCGAAACCGTCGAGGAGCACGCCCACCACATCGAACACTACCTCGAGGACGACTCGCTGGTCGTCGAGGCCGCGACGAACTGA
- a CDS encoding universal stress protein — translation MGLETVLLACKPGDEGQGTRLAQTAVDIAKPADARVVVAQVFTDGEYDSTAASLGVDEADLTPERIADQHGTFGPVVDLLDAEGVEYELRTSIGPHADTIVDLAADADLVVIGGGKRSPAGKAIFGSTTQKVMLNAPCPVTFVRRE, via the coding sequence ATGGGACTCGAAACGGTACTTCTCGCGTGCAAACCCGGCGACGAGGGGCAGGGGACCAGGCTGGCGCAGACGGCCGTCGACATCGCGAAGCCGGCGGACGCCCGGGTGGTCGTCGCACAGGTGTTCACGGACGGGGAGTACGACAGCACCGCCGCGAGCCTCGGCGTCGACGAGGCCGACCTGACGCCCGAGCGGATCGCGGACCAACACGGGACGTTCGGTCCCGTCGTCGACCTGCTCGACGCCGAGGGGGTCGAGTACGAACTGCGCACGTCGATCGGCCCCCACGCCGACACGATCGTCGACCTCGCGGCCGACGCGGACCTGGTCGTCATCGGGGGCGGGAAGCGGTCGCCGGCCGGCAAGGCCATCTTCGGCTCGACGACCCAGAAGGTGATGCTCAACGCGCCGTGCCCGGTCACGTTCGTCCGCCGGGAGTGA